In Bradyrhizobium sp. G127, one genomic interval encodes:
- the fabG gene encoding 3-oxoacyl-[acyl-carrier-protein] reductase, with translation MFDLTGRTALVTGATGGIGGAIARALHTQGATVAISGTRREALDTLAGELKDRVHVLPCNLSDMAEVEALVPAAEKAMGQLDILVANAGITRDNLFVQLRDEDFDDVIRVNLTATFRLARAATKLMMRKRFGRIIAITSVVGVTGNAGQGNYAASKAGLIGMMKSVAAEYARRNVTANCIAPGFIATPMTDVLNEKQREGVLAKVPAGRLGTPDDIAAAAVYLASNEAAYVTGQTIHVNGGMAMI, from the coding sequence ATGTTTGATTTGACTGGCAGGACCGCACTCGTCACCGGCGCGACCGGAGGCATCGGTGGCGCGATCGCGCGCGCGCTGCATACGCAAGGTGCGACTGTTGCGATCTCCGGCACGCGGCGTGAAGCGCTCGACACACTGGCCGGCGAACTGAAAGACCGCGTGCATGTGCTGCCGTGCAATCTGTCCGACATGGCCGAAGTCGAAGCGCTGGTTCCCGCCGCCGAAAAGGCAATGGGTCAGCTCGACATTCTCGTCGCCAACGCCGGCATCACCCGCGACAATCTTTTCGTGCAATTGCGCGATGAGGATTTTGACGACGTCATCCGGGTCAACCTGACGGCGACCTTCCGTCTTGCGCGCGCAGCGACCAAATTGATGATGCGCAAGCGGTTCGGACGAATCATCGCGATTACCTCGGTGGTCGGCGTCACCGGCAACGCGGGGCAGGGCAACTATGCCGCCTCGAAGGCCGGACTGATCGGAATGATGAAATCGGTGGCGGCGGAATACGCCCGCCGCAATGTGACAGCCAATTGCATCGCACCCGGCTTCATCGCAACGCCGATGACCGACGTTCTGAATGAAAAGCAGCGCGAGGGGGTTCTCGCCAAGGTGCCGGCCGGGCGGCTCGGAACACCCGACGACATCGCCGCGGCAGCCGTTTACCTCGCCTCCAACGAGGCGGCCTACGTGACCGGCCAGACCATCCATGTCAACGGCGGCATGGCCATGATTTGA